CATCCTGTTCCGCCGTCAAGTTCAACCCGTCGTCCTTCAACTCACGCATCACACACCTCAACACGGCTTCAAGTTCGCCCCCCTTTTGCGACGCCACCTCTATCAGAGCAGATTTTCCACCCACTTTCGAGATGCCCACACCGCGGCGGTTGAATCTCGGCTTTATCCGGCTTGTCCGGCCTAAATCGTCTTGATACGATTTGGTTGTCGGCCGGGCGAAGCGGCGCCCAATGGCGTTTGGATCGCCCGGCCGATGGCATGTTCTCTGCCATGCCCGTGCTGCCGATGTCATTATGTGTTGAGCCCTTAATTCAAGCTCGTTGGGGGCCGTTTTTAGGGTTTGGCCGCGTGTATAGCCGATCGCTCGACGCCAAGATCCTTGCGATCCGGGCGCCGATCCCTTTCGGATCACACAACCCGAACCCGAGGCACCCCCCTTACTGGGTAAACGGGCTCTTCTACTTTCACATCGCCACGGCATTACGGTGGAGACCATGCCGTTTTATAGCCCATCGCGCCGCGGTGGATCAGACCATACCATGTCTCCAGTCGCCGAACGCTTGGTCGAGCTGATCCGCAGCTATGCAAGCTGCGCAGTGGCATTCTCAGCCGGCGTGGACAGCACGGTTGTTGCCAAAGCGGCCTGTTTGGCGCTCGGCGACCAAGCCGTGGCCGTCACAGGCTCAAGCGAAAGTCTGGCGGCGGGCGAACTCGATCAGGCCCGCGAATTGGCGCAGTTGATCGGCATCCGGCATGAAATCTTGCCGACCGAGGAAATGTCCGATCCGAACTATCTTAGAAACGGCCCCGATCGCTGTTACTATTGCAAGACCGAACTCTACCAGCGAATTGAGCCGCTTGCCGCTCGGCTCGGGCTGGCGGTGATCGCCAACGGAGCCAATCTCGACGATCGCGGAGACTACCGGCCCGGCATGACGGCCGCCGCGGAGCATCGCGTGCGCAGTCCGCTCATCGAATGCGGGCTGGGCAAGCCAGGCGTGCGCTCGCTCGCGGCGGAGTGGGGCTTGCCGATCTGGGACAAGCCGGCCGCCCCCTGCCTTTCCAGCCGCATCGCGTATGGCGAGGAAGTGACGGCCGAGCGATTGACGATGATCGACCGCGCGGAGCAGTATTTGCGCGGCCTGGGCCTGCGCGAGCTGCGCGTCCGCTACCATCGTGGCGACATGGCCCGATTGGAAGTGCCGATGGCGGCGATCGAACAACTCTGTGCCGCAGAGATTCGCGAGCAGTTGACCGCAGAATTGCACCGAATCGGCTTCCGCTACATCACGCTCGATCTCGAAGGATTCCGATCGGGCAGCCAGAATCTGGTGCTCGTGCCGCCACCCGCCGCGCGGACGATACTGTCGTCGAGCTAGGCTTTCAGTTCAAATGAGCTTTGGCAGCAACCGCGCAGCATGTTCTTTCTCTTTTTGCGCGGCTTCGAATCGCTCGACGAATTCCTTCTTTGGCGCGCTGCTCACAAACGAGAACAGGCCGTCGTCGTCCAAAACGTTTTGCTGGGAAACAATTGTGCCGACCGATTGATCGAGCAGTTCCTGCGGCAGTGGAATCCTCGCACGCTGATATAACGTATGCAGGTGGCCGATTGTGGCGAGCTGGGCTTGGAGCGTTTCCGTTGCGGTCTCGACCAAGCTGTTTCGGTACACGCCCCAAATGCCATCCAGGCCGCACGGGGTGCAAAGGAAATCACGAATGAGTTCCAACGATTTGGAGTCGTCGTTATTCGACTCAGCTTCGGAAATCAGCGCGAACAAGTCGCGCTGTGAGCGTTTGCGCTGCCGCCGCGAAATCAGCGCGACGATGCCGGGCGCCAGCACGATCAATACGAGAATCAGGACGATTCTAACGAATTCGGTCATGCCGATTCGCCGAAAACATTTGCTCGCGCTAATTCTTCGCTGCCCAAGCGGCGGCTAGCTGCGAGGGGGAAAGGCGATAGACACGGGTGAAGATCGTGTCGAAGTTTTCACCTTGCTTGATCCCGGCCAATAGCTGTTGGAAGCGACTGGCATTGCCCATCAGCCCCTTGGCAAAGCCAAGCGAGAGGCAATCGTTCACCTCGGTGGCCAGGCCATGGTCGAGAAACACTTGGGCGTTGGGAGTGCTGGAGAGAATGCCGGGAATCGCGGCTTCCCAACCCTTCAAGCGCGGGTCGGACCTTTCGAGCTTCAAGGCGGTGGCAGCACCGACCCCTTCGGCAAACCAAGCGGGCGAACGCCCCAAACTGGCGATGTAGTTGCCCGCGATTTCCTGGGTCAACAATGCCGCGAGGGAGTAATCGTTGCTCCCGGTGGCGGGCGGCACGAGCACGCCATAGGCATTGATGACGTTGTAGCGGAAATGCCCTTGCGAATTCGGCGGGAGATCGCGCGATTCGACGGTCTTGGCGAATTCCGAATAGTCGAAATGCTGGCGGCAAACGAAAAGCGTAATCCGCCCCTTCACCAACGGCTTGTCTTCAGGAACCTTGAAGAACTGAGCCACCTTGGCAGCTTGCTGCTCGGCAAGCGTCGCCACCTCATCCATCACGGCCGGGCTGGCATTACCGACCAATGCGAAGTCTTTCGTCTCTTTGATCTGGCCCGGATCGTCCGGAATGGCCGATCGCCAGATTCGCTTGGACCGATCGAGCCGGGCGGCGGCGAGTTCCTCGGGCGTCGAGTGCTCGGCCCTGTAAACCTCGGCGACCATCTCGATCGAGTCTTTCGGGCTGAGCCCGTCGTAATGGGCTCCCTCGGCGATCCATTTTTCGAACTTCGCGATGACTTCATTCGACAACGCCGGCTTTCGCAACGGCATCCGGTCGCCGGCAGTGCCCTTGATCTTGCGCAGCAGAAGA
The DNA window shown above is from Pirellulales bacterium and carries:
- the larE gene encoding ATP-dependent sacrificial sulfur transferase LarE — its product is MSPVAERLVELIRSYASCAVAFSAGVDSTVVAKAACLALGDQAVAVTGSSESLAAGELDQARELAQLIGIRHEILPTEEMSDPNYLRNGPDRCYYCKTELYQRIEPLAARLGLAVIANGANLDDRGDYRPGMTAAAEHRVRSPLIECGLGKPGVRSLAAEWGLPIWDKPAAPCLSSRIAYGEEVTAERLTMIDRAEQYLRGLGLRELRVRYHRGDMARLEVPMAAIEQLCAAEIREQLTAELHRIGFRYITLDLEGFRSGSQNLVLVPPPAARTILSSS